The following proteins come from a genomic window of Mustelus asterias chromosome 1, sMusAst1.hap1.1, whole genome shotgun sequence:
- the dcun1d4 gene encoding DCN1-like protein 4 isoform X1, which yields MPPRKKRRPTVADDLTAKKSRHDGTLYKKQDSNRMKPEEEGFSTKRCLEWFYEYAGSDDVIGPEDMEKFCEDIGVEPENVVMLVLAWKLDAQSMGYFTLQEWLKGMTLLQCDTTEKLRNSLDYLRSLLNEPTNFKLIYRYAFDFAREKDQRSLEISTAKCMLGLLLGKTWPLFPSFHQFLEQSKYKVINKDQWCNVLEFSRTINLDLSNYDEDGAWPVLLDEFVEWFKDRQMS from the exons ATGCCACCCAGGAAAAAGAGGAGACCCACAGTAGCAGATGATTTGACAGCTAAAAAAAGCAGGCATGATGG CACCTTGTACAAGAAGCAAGACTCAAATAGGATGAAGCCTGAAGAGGAAGGGTTCTCCACCAAGCGATGCTTAGAGTGGTTCTATGAATATGCAG GTAGTGATGATGTTATAGGCCCTGAAGACATGGAGAAAttctgtgaagacattggagttgAACCTGAAAAT GTGGTGATGTTGGTGCTTGCCTGGAAGTTGGATGCCCAGAGCATGGGTTATTTCACTCTACAAGAATGGTTGAAGGGAATGACCTTATTACA ATGTGACACAACAGAGAAACTAAGAAATTCACTAGATTACTTGAGATCATTGTTGAATGAGCCCACAAATTTTAAACTTATATACAGATATGCCTTTGATTTTGCACGG GAAAAGGACCAGCGCAGCTTGGAGATTAGCACGGCTAAATGCATGCTCGGACTACTTCTAGGAAAAACCTGGCCACTCTTTCCATCCTTCCATCAGTTCCTTGAG CAATCTAAATATAAAGTGATCAACAAGGACCAGTGGTGCAATGTGCTCGAATTTAGCAGAACAATTAACCTTGATCTTAGCAACTATGATGAAGATGGGGCTT
- the dcun1d4 gene encoding DCN1-like protein 4 isoform X3: MTCNGDAIWCLLSKELRTSVLNLQRQNISTLYKKQDSNRMKPEEEGFSTKRCLEWFYEYAGSDDVIGPEDMEKFCEDIGVEPENVVMLVLAWKLDAQSMGYFTLQEWLKGMTLLQCDTTEKLRNSLDYLRSLLNEPTNFKLIYRYAFDFAREKDQRSLEISTAKCMLGLLLGKTWPLFPSFHQFLEQSKYKVINKDQWCNVLEFSRTINLDLSNYDEDGAWPVLLDEFVEWFKDRQMS; encoded by the exons ATGACATGCAATGGGGATGCCATTTGGTGCCTCCTTTCCAAAGAGCTAAGGACGTCAGTGCTTAATCTACAGAGACAAAATATTAG CACCTTGTACAAGAAGCAAGACTCAAATAGGATGAAGCCTGAAGAGGAAGGGTTCTCCACCAAGCGATGCTTAGAGTGGTTCTATGAATATGCAG GTAGTGATGATGTTATAGGCCCTGAAGACATGGAGAAAttctgtgaagacattggagttgAACCTGAAAAT GTGGTGATGTTGGTGCTTGCCTGGAAGTTGGATGCCCAGAGCATGGGTTATTTCACTCTACAAGAATGGTTGAAGGGAATGACCTTATTACA ATGTGACACAACAGAGAAACTAAGAAATTCACTAGATTACTTGAGATCATTGTTGAATGAGCCCACAAATTTTAAACTTATATACAGATATGCCTTTGATTTTGCACGG GAAAAGGACCAGCGCAGCTTGGAGATTAGCACGGCTAAATGCATGCTCGGACTACTTCTAGGAAAAACCTGGCCACTCTTTCCATCCTTCCATCAGTTCCTTGAG CAATCTAAATATAAAGTGATCAACAAGGACCAGTGGTGCAATGTGCTCGAATTTAGCAGAACAATTAACCTTGATCTTAGCAACTATGATGAAGATGGGGCTT
- the dcun1d4 gene encoding DCN1-like protein 4 isoform X4: MKPEEEGFSTKRCLEWFYEYAGSDDVIGPEDMEKFCEDIGVEPENVVMLVLAWKLDAQSMGYFTLQEWLKGMTLLQCDTTEKLRNSLDYLRSLLNEPTNFKLIYRYAFDFAREKDQRSLEISTAKCMLGLLLGKTWPLFPSFHQFLEQSKYKVINKDQWCNVLEFSRTINLDLSNYDEDGAWPVLLDEFVEWFKDRQMS; this comes from the exons ATGAAGCCTGAAGAGGAAGGGTTCTCCACCAAGCGATGCTTAGAGTGGTTCTATGAATATGCAG GTAGTGATGATGTTATAGGCCCTGAAGACATGGAGAAAttctgtgaagacattggagttgAACCTGAAAAT GTGGTGATGTTGGTGCTTGCCTGGAAGTTGGATGCCCAGAGCATGGGTTATTTCACTCTACAAGAATGGTTGAAGGGAATGACCTTATTACA ATGTGACACAACAGAGAAACTAAGAAATTCACTAGATTACTTGAGATCATTGTTGAATGAGCCCACAAATTTTAAACTTATATACAGATATGCCTTTGATTTTGCACGG GAAAAGGACCAGCGCAGCTTGGAGATTAGCACGGCTAAATGCATGCTCGGACTACTTCTAGGAAAAACCTGGCCACTCTTTCCATCCTTCCATCAGTTCCTTGAG CAATCTAAATATAAAGTGATCAACAAGGACCAGTGGTGCAATGTGCTCGAATTTAGCAGAACAATTAACCTTGATCTTAGCAACTATGATGAAGATGGGGCTT